In the genome of bacterium, the window CCATCGAGGTCATAATCGCGTTGAAAAATATGGCCGTTCAAAAAGGAACGGCACCCGATGCCCTGGCAAAACTTTCGGAAAATATACTCAAGAATGGATTGAGCGTGACCGTCACTTCCGCGGTCAACAGGATCCGTCATGAACTTGGTCTGCCGGAACTCAAAAAGATCCCGCTGGACGAGTTAAAGGGGATCCTGGAATGAGAGCCGCATGAAGGTAGTTCCTTTCTGGGGTTGCATGATGCCGTTGAAGTACCCGCAGATGGAACTGGCGATCAGAAAAACCATGCCGAATATCGGCATCGAGCTCGTTGACATCGAAGGGTTTACGTGCTGTCCGGATCCCATATATTTTAAAGCAAGGAACAAAATGAACTGGCTGACCATTGCCGCGAGGAATCTCGCGGTCGCAGAAGAAACCGGTTTGCCTCTGATAACGATGTGTTCCGGGTGCGTGTCGACCTTGAGAGAAGCGCAGCATATCCTTGCCGAGGAAAAAGAGTTGTTCGAAGATGTAAACCGCCGCCTCAAGAAAGTAAACCGCCGGTACGAAGGCAAGGTCAGCGTGAAACATGCAACCGTGTTCATCCGGGACGATCTCGGTTTGGATGCGGTAAAAAAATCCGTGAGGATACCGCTCAAGAACATCACGGTCGGAATCCACTATGGCTGTCATCTGCTGAAACCGAGTCAAATAATGCACGTTGACGATGCCGATTATCCCGCGATCCTCGATGATTTTGTCAGGGCGCTGGGGGCTGTCCCGGTGGAACAGAAAGAACGCATGCTCTGCTGTGGCAAAGGCTGTATGGATGATGAACTGCCGTTAGAAATGACCAATGAAATTTTCGCGGCGATCGAGGAATCGGGCGCCGATTGCATGGGCCTGATATGTCCGACCTGTTTTTCGTCTTTTGACCTGGGTCAGCTGATTATCAGCCGGAAAAAGGGCAAGGAATATAATATACCGGTCATATACCTGTTCCAGCTGCTGGGACTGGCGCAGGGATTATCGGCCGAAGAAATCGGCTTGCACACGCACCGGGTGAAGGCGGATAGGGTATTAGAAAAAATCGTCTGATGGTCTCATGGTCTTATGGTCGTATGGCCGTATCGCCTTATCGTCGGACAATCCCGACTATCAGACTATCCGGCTATAGGACTATATGACAATACGACTAAAATGAAGGGGGTGATTCAAATGCCGCAGGATGAAGAAATAAGAGTGGGTGTCTTTGTCTGTGAATGCGGAACCAACATTGCCGGATCGGTTGACTGTGACGCGCTAGTAAAAGATTCGGCCGGAATGCCGCACGTGGTTTTCGGCATTAAAAACCGCTATCTGTGCTCGGAACCGGGCCAACAGGATATAAAAAAGGCAATAAAAGAGCACAAACTGAACCGTGTCGTTATCGCCTCATGCTCGCCGCGCATGCATGAACCGACATTCCGCACCTGTGTCTCGGAAGCGGGTTTAAATCCTTATCTCGTTGACATGGCCAACATCAGAGAACAGTGCTCGTGGGTGCATATGGGTGATGTTGCGGGCGCGACGAAAAAAGCCCGGGACATAATTAAAGCATACGTTGCCCGTGCCGCACATCTTGAACCGCAAGAAGAAAAAGAATTGCCCGTGACAAAAACAGCGCTGGTTATCGGCGGTGGTGTTGCGGGGATGCAAGCAGCGCTTGATCTCGCAGATGCCGGATATCCGGTCTATCTTGTGGAAAAAGAGCCGTCGCTGGGCGGTCTTATGGCTCAACTGGCAAAGACCTACCCGACGATGGACTGTGCGATATGAATACTCGGTCCAAAGATGATGGATGTCGGGCGACATCCCAAGATAAAACTACTGACCTACAGCGAAGTCGAGTCAATAACAGGTTATGTCGGCAACTTCCATGTGCGAGTCAGAAAAAAGGCGAGGTACGTAAGGGAAAAAGACTGCACTGCCTGCGGTGATTGCGCAAAAATCTGCCCGGTGGTAGTGCCGGATGAATACCAGGCGGGTCTTTCATCCCGCAAAGCCATCCATATCCCATTCCCCCAGGCAGTTCCTTCCGCTTATTTAATCGACATGAAAAACTGTCTTGGCATAAATCCCATCGCGTGCGGTAAATGCGCGGATAAATGCGACAAAAAATGTATTGATTATGACATGCGTGAAGAAATCATCGAATTCGACAGCGGCGTGGTGGTGGTCGCCACGGGCATGGATGTTTATGATCCTACCGAGCTTGACGAATATCACTATACGCAGTATGACAATGTTGTCACGAGCATGGAATTCGAACGCCTCATCTCGGCGGGCGGACCTTCAGACGGACATTTCATAAGGCCCAGCGACAGAAAGAGACCGAGGCGCGTCGGTTTTATTCAGTGCGTCGGCTCCCGTTCGGAAAAACGAGGCAAGCCGTACTGCAGCAATATCTGCTGTATGAACACGGTAAAAGATACACTGCTTCTGAAAGACCACTATCCTGATATCGAGGCAAAAGTATTCTACATCGACATCCGGGCATTCGGCAAAGGGTTTGAAGATCTGTACAAACGAAGCAGGGAAATGGGAGTCCGCTATATACGGGGCATCCCCGGCGAAATAACCGAGGACCCGGCCAGCCGCGATTTGAAAATACTGGTGGAAGACACCACCTCGAACCGGATTGAAGAACATGAACTCGATATGATTGTCCTCTCGGTCGGCGTCACGCCCAGGCTGGACATGCCGTCGGTTCAGAAACTGCTTACGCTTTCCAAAACATCGGACGGTTTCTTCATGGAGGCGCATCCCAAACTCAAACCAGTTGACGCACCGACCAGCGGAGTATTCTTTGCCGGCTGCGCCGAAGCACCGAAGGATGTTAAGGATTCAGTTACTCAAGCAAGCGCCGCCGCCGCAAGAGCCGGGACGATACTTGCCGCCGGTAAAGTAAAAGTCGAAGCAATTTCTTCAGATATCAATTCTGATGCATGCCATTTTTGTACTATTTGCGCTCAGGCATGTCCCTATAAGGCGATAACGGTCGACGCAAAAAAGAAAAACATCTCGTTTGTTGAAGCGATGTGCAAGGGATGCGGAACATGCGGTGCCGAATGCCGTTTCGGTGCGATCAAGATGAAGCATTTCACCGACGATCAGATTATCGGACAGATCGATGCCTACCTTGAAAACGATCCTGATGAAAAAGTGATCGTCTTTGCGTGCAATTGGTGCTCGTATGCGGGAGCTGATACATGCGGGGGCGCGAGGCTGCAGTATCCGGTAAGCCCGCGGCTCATACGCACCATGTGCAGCGGCCGGGTTGATGAGAAATGGGTTATTCATGCCTTCAGGAAAGGCGCGCCCATGGTCGTCGTATCAGGCTGCCACTTTGTCGACTGCCACTATATTGACGCCAACCGGTGGACGCAGAAACGAGTGGAAAAACTCTGGGACAAACTCGAAAAGCTGAAAATCCGGCCGGAACGACTCCTGCTCGAATGGATCAGCGCGGCCGAAGGCCAACGGTTCGCCCGGACCATGCAGGATATCGAACGGCTCAGGCAAAAAGTTACCAAAGAGGAGATCGCGTACACGATGAGAGTCCTCAGCGATGAAGAGAATAAGTAAAAATAGTCGTATGGTCGTGTGGTCTGATAGTCTAATCGTCTTATAGTCTGATAGTCTAATCGTCTTATAGTCTTATGGTCTTCTGGTCTTGACTATCCGACTATCAGACCATCGGACAATAGGACTATTGGACCAAAGCAGGAGGTTTTATGCCTGACGAAGCTGATTTCAAATGTTTAAGGTGCGGCGCTGAATTCAAACTGCATTACGTCAAAAATGTGATCGAGGAACACACCTGCCCGAAATGCGGGTCAAACAGCGTGCGGCTGGTGAAAAAACCGGTCAGTCTGGAAAAACCGTAGAATCTGCTTGCTCTTTTTAGTCTGCCCCCCTCCTTAATCCTCCCCCTCGAGGGCAACGTGGAAAAAATTCTCTGGTAATAACTGGTGTCCCTGCGGGAGGGAGGGAAGGGTGGGGGTGTTTATTACGTCCCATTCCATCCAATGATCCGGGC includes:
- a CDS encoding CoB--CoM heterodisulfide reductase iron-sulfur subunit B family protein, translating into MKVVPFWGCMMPLKYPQMELAIRKTMPNIGIELVDIEGFTCCPDPIYFKARNKMNWLTIAARNLAVAEETGLPLITMCSGCVSTLREAQHILAEEKELFEDVNRRLKKVNRRYEGKVSVKHATVFIRDDLGLDAVKKSVRIPLKNITVGIHYGCHLLKPSQIMHVDDADYPAILDDFVRALGAVPVEQKERMLCCGKGCMDDELPLEMTNEIFAAIEESGADCMGLICPTCFSSFDLGQLIISRKKGKEYNIPVIYLFQLLGLAQGLSAEEIGLHTHRVKADRVLEKIV
- the hdrA2 gene encoding CoB-CoM heterodisulfide reductase HdrA2 gives rise to the protein MKGVIQMPQDEEIRVGVFVCECGTNIAGSVDCDALVKDSAGMPHVVFGIKNRYLCSEPGQQDIKKAIKEHKLNRVVIASCSPRMHEPTFRTCVSEAGLNPYLVDMANIREQCSWVHMGDVAGATKKARDIIKAYVARAAHLEPQEEKELPVTKTALVIGGGVAGMQAALDLADAGYPVYLVEKEPSLGGLMAQLAKTYPTMDCAIUILGPKMMDVGRHPKIKLLTYSEVESITGYVGNFHVRVRKKARYVREKDCTACGDCAKICPVVVPDEYQAGLSSRKAIHIPFPQAVPSAYLIDMKNCLGINPIACGKCADKCDKKCIDYDMREEIIEFDSGVVVVATGMDVYDPTELDEYHYTQYDNVVTSMEFERLISAGGPSDGHFIRPSDRKRPRRVGFIQCVGSRSEKRGKPYCSNICCMNTVKDTLLLKDHYPDIEAKVFYIDIRAFGKGFEDLYKRSREMGVRYIRGIPGEITEDPASRDLKILVEDTTSNRIEEHELDMIVLSVGVTPRLDMPSVQKLLTLSKTSDGFFMEAHPKLKPVDAPTSGVFFAGCAEAPKDVKDSVTQASAAAARAGTILAAGKVKVEAISSDINSDACHFCTICAQACPYKAITVDAKKKNISFVEAMCKGCGTCGAECRFGAIKMKHFTDDQIIGQIDAYLENDPDEKVIVFACNWCSYAGADTCGGARLQYPVSPRLIRTMCSGRVDEKWVIHAFRKGAPMVVVSGCHFVDCHYIDANRWTQKRVEKLWDKLEKLKIRPERLLLEWISAAEGQRFARTMQDIERLRQKVTKEEIAYTMRVLSDEENK